The genomic region TCCGCTGCAGTCGAAGAGATAATCAACACGATCAAACAACTGAATGCGAGTATTGAAGTACAAGTGGAAAGTGTCGCTCAGTCTTCATCATCGATAGAAGAAATGGCAGCGAATATCGCTTCTATTACGCAAACGCTGGAAAAAACCGATGAGGCAATCAAACGGCTTGCCGATGCGACTGCCGACGGGAAAACAACAATAGTGAATTCCAATGCCGTAACAAAAAAGATAGCTGAGGAATCAGGCGGATTGATAGAGGCAAGCAATGTTATCCAAAATATTGCAAGTCAAACAAATCTCCTTGCAATGAACGCTGCAATCGAAGCTGCTCACGCAGGAGAAGCCGGCAAGGGATTCGCAGTTGTTGCAGACGAAATACGGAAGTTGGCGGAAGAATCTTCCGTACAAGGCAAAACTATCACGATGACATTGAAAATGCTCGGCTCCGAAATCGCGAGTTTATCTACGTCATCAAAAACCGTCGAAGAAAAATTTGCCAGTATTTTCGAACTTTCCGAACATGTAAAAGCAATGAGCACCAATCTTATGAAAGCAATGGGTGAACAAGAAAACGGCAATCGTGAAATCTTGGGAGCAATCTCAAATATAAAAACAGTAACATCAGATGTCAAAAACGGATCGGAACAAATGCTCAAAGACGGAACTCACGTTAGCGGCGAGATACGGAAGCTTGACGGCCTGACAAAAATCATCACCGATAATATGAACGCAATGGCGCACGAAGCTGTTCAGATAAATAATGCCGTACAGGAGGTAAATGCTATTACGCAGCAGAATAAAGACGCAATCGAAAACTTGTCTGCAGAAGTCGGTAAGTTTAAAGTATAGTTCGGTGTTCGCACCGGAATTATTCGTGTAGAGAGTTTAGTCCCTTTTCACTAAATTTACCTTGAAGGAATCGGTTCCCTCTACACGAATTAACCGATTTTTTTGATCTATTTTATTTTTTAGCTTGTATCTTATCTTTTTCCTTTCGTACTTTTTGATCCAAAACATCCATCAATTTATTGACCCCTGCTTTAAAGTCATAATCTTCGGTGGAAACGTGTGCGGTTCCGCCCTTAAAATTGACGGTGCATTCGTAAGTAAATTTTTTGTCGAATTTTATCGTGCAGAGGACATCGACAATTAAATCTTCCGCATACTTAATCCGTTCAAATTTCTTGTGTACGAAGGTTTTTTGATCTTCGTCCAGCGTAAATTTTACCGCCTGTAAATTGATGTTCATACGAGACCTCCTATACGGTATCAGGTGTGTGAAGGCGCCGCAAAAGTAGCTGCCTTTTGAGCCTCCTTCTTTCAGGTCATTCTAAAAAGGTTGATCACGTTTTTAGAAGCCCTCTCTATTAAGTATACGTAATAAAATGCAAAAAGTCGAGGAAAAATCCGCACATATTCGCATCAAAATCGCATGATGCAGCAAATGTGCCGTATATTTGCAATGCGATCCCCGTATTTACTCACGTAAAAATCTAACCGAAAGGATTGCGGTTACTCATGTAAAAATCTAACCGTAGCTATCTATGACCAAGACTGAGCCATAGAGATAAGTTTACTCTGCAAGCATTGCGTTGTTTCAAGCAGTTGTTGTAAATCCAAGTTGTTCTTCCTGCGGCACAGCTCAGCTTTTACCGCCTCGCTTACATCAGAGCTTTCCATCAGCCTGCAATACGGAGTCTTTGCCGTATCATATTTCTTTGTGACCTTTGCGTCTATCCGTTTTTTTGAAATAATTTTCATCGAAGGAAAAAAGAAATTGACCAGTGTATTATACTGCTGATAAAGGTCAGCCATAACCGCTCGCGCAGCTTCTCCCTCAAAGCGATAGTAACCGACAATGTGCCTTACGACACTATCATTTTCTGTTCAACAAAACAATTATCATTCTTTTATACGATCGGCTCCGAGTGAAGATAATCTCATTACTTTTACACCATTGCAACAGCTGTGTATTTTTGAACTCACTTCCGTTGTCGCTATCAATACCTTTCATCTGAAACGGGAGCTTTTCTTTCACATCTTCTATTGCTTCTTTACCCAACGATGAGCTTTGTTTAAAAGGGCTCGGTTTTCCGTCCAGCCTGAATGGACATCGGTAAGGGTAAGCGTGCAAATATACTGTCCTTGGGTACTTATG from Treponema vincentii harbors:
- a CDS encoding HPF/RaiA family ribosome-associated protein, which codes for MNINLQAVKFTLDEDQKTFVHKKFERIKYAEDLIVDVLCTIKFDKKFTYECTVNFKGGTAHVSTEDYDFKAGVNKLMDVLDQKVRKEKDKIQAKK